The Borrelia hispanica CRI genomic interval ATATAATTAACATTATCAGTTTTTTCATGATTTTGTTCCTTTGTATGGCAATATAGTTTACCTTTATTTTAATATTATTTCAATTGTTTAATCTTAGGTGTTTTATTTGGTTTTCTTTGTTTATATAAAGTGAAATGAAAATGATACTTTTTATATAAGTATATTATTGTTGCTTTTGTATTTGATTTAGCTTAATTTCTTCATTTTTCATTATATTTTGTAAAACAATATATTTATTTTGATTTAATGAATTTAAACTTAAGGTTTCGTTGTTGCTTGTTGTGTTTATTTGGTATTTAAAGTAAACATTATGTTCGTTTAAATTTTGTCCCGTCTTTAAAGTTGTTTTTGCAAATACAATTGGTTCTATGATGTCTATGTACATATTTATTTTGTTATATTTTTTATAGTCTTCAAATTGTTTTGCATAGTAAATTATGATTTTTTGTATAGGTATATTTTTATATGTTGTTTGGTTTGTTATTTTAAATTTTATATTGATTGCTGATTGATTGTGGATATTGATTTCTGATTCATCAAAACTGAATTGTAATATGTAGATATTTTTATTTTTAAGAGTTTTAGTGATATGACTAATCATAGAATATATTATTTGTTTTTTTTTGAAATGTGGACTTACATAAATTTGTGATAAATTATTTCCATTGCATATTTTTGAATATTCCCTTGAAAAAAAATATACTTTGCTGGGAGACATTTTAAAGCAGGTATCATAAGCTTTTATATATAATAAATTTATTGTGAGTAAGTAAAATATAAACTTACTTTTGAGTGTCGTCACTGTCTCTTTAAGTTGTTAGCGATTCCTAGCATATTGTCTGAAGTATGGATTGCTTTTGAGTTTATTTCATAAGCCCTTTGTGCAACTATCATTGTTACCATCTCTTCTGCGATTGCTACATTTGACATTTCAAGCATTCCTTGTTTAAGTTTACCCATTCCATTGCTTCCTGGAATTCCGGATATTTCCTCTCCCGATCCTATTGTTTCTTTGAATATGTTGTTACCAATTGCATTGAGTCCTGAAGGATTTACAAATCTTGTGATTTCTATTTGTCCAAGCTCAATTGGTTCAAGACCTTCGTTAACTTTTACAGATATGATTCCTTCTTGAGAGATTGCAATAGAGTTTTTGATGTATTCTTCAGGAAATGATATTTCTGGTAACAATATGTATCCTTGGCTTGTTACTAAATTTCCATTTGCATCTATTTTAAATGAACCATCTCTGGTATATCCATAAGTGCCATCTGATAAGAGAACCTTATAAAATCCATCACCTTCAATTGCGACATCAGTATTTAAATTGGTAACTTGTAGATTGCCTTGTTCAAATAATCTGTGTGTTGCTGATACTTTTGTTCCATGTCCAACTTGATTTCCCAGAGGGGTTACTGTGTCTTCAGTTGCAGGTGTTCCTGCTCTTCTTTGTGTTTGGTATATTAAATCTTCAAATTCAGCTCTTATTTTTTTAAATCCGATAGTGTTTACGTTTGAGAGATTATTAGCAATTGTGTCTACATTATATTGTTGTGCTTTCATTCCGCTAGCTGATGTCCAGAGTGCTCTCATCATATATTTACTCCTTTAGAACTTTCCAATTTCGTTGATTAATTTGCCAAGAAGTGCATCTTCAGTTTGTATTGTTTTTTGATTTGCTTCATAAACTCTGTTAACCGTAATCATTGAAACCATTTCATTAATTGCATTTACATTTGAACATTCTAAAACCCCTGATTCAATTTTAGGTCTTAAATTTATAGGAATATTTTTAGCTTTTCCAGATATTTCTGTGCTATACCATAGTGAACTTCCTTGTTTTTTTAAAAATCTTGTTTTTTCAAAATTGACAATTTTTAAATTGTCTAGTAGTTCATAATTTTCCCATGAA includes:
- the flgG gene encoding flagellar basal-body rod protein FlgG, which encodes MMRALWTSASGMKAQQYNVDTIANNLSNVNTIGFKKIRAEFEDLIYQTQRRAGTPATEDTVTPLGNQVGHGTKVSATHRLFEQGNLQVTNLNTDVAIEGDGFYKVLLSDGTYGYTRDGSFKIDANGNLVTSQGYILLPEISFPEEYIKNSIAISQEGIISVKVNEGLEPIELGQIEITRFVNPSGLNAIGNNIFKETIGSGEEISGIPGSNGMGKLKQGMLEMSNVAIAEEMVTMIVAQRAYEINSKAIHTSDNMLGIANNLKRQ